AGCGGTTACGGCCACTAAAACGGCGGAAAAAGCAGTCTTCATGGGGCTACCTGGCCCCTATTAAGTGGAACTGGCAAAAACTCAACTGCCCTCAGAACAGAAAGTAACCATTAGGGTATTTTTTCTTCAGAAACTTATTGAAAAGGGTCTCAGAAAATTCCTCATACCTTTCTTCCTTCCTCAATCTAAGTAGACCCATCTAATGACAAAGCTGTGATAGTGGTGAAAGTGATATAGAATATGAGGATGATTGGTGATTCCTATTTAGCAAACTTTTATTTGAATTTCTCATGTTTTTAGAAAGTTTAGTTTAAGCCTTAGATAAAGCTTAAACTTCTCTATTACCTTGACTTTGTTGttatttacttttatgttttgttTATCACACTATGATGTTTTACTGTTAATTATGAATGTCATGAAtcttgagtatttttttttatcatttttgagCATTTATATATGCAAATAGTCTAAAttatataaactatataaaaattaaagatagtgGCATCATGTTGGCATTTTCGGAGTTAACCGCAAAGCACTGGTTTTCAGAATTTAAAACACGGGTTGTGAGATAGTTTTCTGCATGCACGTCCATGTTGAACATGTGGCTTAAGAACTAGAATTCTATAGACTGCAAAGACAATATTATCTTGCTTGGTAAAAGAAACAAATCGGATCTCAGTAATGTGTTATGGGAAGTTAACCCAATTTCATCAAATCAGAGAATGAACACATTTATTACTGAGGGACAAGAACACAATCCACGTCATCCATTTTGATAAGAGGAATCCAAAACCCTCCATAACTACACTCTTaacataaaaaatcatattcaAGCAACCTGCCCGAATAAAACATTACCATCGTAAGGAAAAAATTTATTTACCTGCAGTGAAACGAGAGTATTTGAAAGTGCCTGACCATAAGTATCATGAAAGTGGACAGCAAGCTTGTCAGCAGGAACAACATCAAGAACAGCTTCAAGCATTGGAATGACCGTACCTGTAAACATGAGTAAGATTAAGTCAAATAAGAAGATTTGATAAACCAAACCAACTAGGATAGGACCATACCAGTGAAGTATAATAGATTAATATGAAAGTTTTGACTACAGACAATTAGTTAATCTTCTATGCTTTGTTTATTACTAGAGCTGATATGAAACTGCCCTACAAGCCTACACCATTAACTTCCATTAAATTCATAAAATTTAAGAAAGTTACTTACTTTACTAACAGAAAGATGTTCTTTTACTCACTTCACAGATCTCAATCACCTTAGACGTCCCATCATAAAACCCTCAGATTATACCACATCTTATCCCATTCCTTCTTAAAACAGTTAAGATAAGAAAATGAAACTAGTTCTAGACATTACCTTAACATGGAAAATTAGAAATTTTCTGTTTTATTAAACAGGATCTTGTACATTAGAATATCATTTACACAATTGAAACAACATTAGAGCATCCATAGCCTTTTAACATGTCATATACATATACCGGTACTGCAATCAAAGCCGAAATTGCTCAAAAAACCACAAGTGACATTAAATACAAAGAAACATTACCAGGTGTGCCAACACCAATTGTATCCCCTAGTGAAATCTCCGAGCACCCCATCTCATAAAGTGATTTTGCCACGTAAGCTACTTTTGTTGGAGCAATTTTTCCTTCCAGAGGACATCCCACAACACAAGATATATATCTGTAGTATGGAATCAGTCACATGACTGATGATATAACATGCTAAATGAATGTGAAAGTAGAGGGAAGATCAACATAGTACTTCTTTAAGATCAACAGAATACTGCTTCAAGATCAAtgtaatttgaaggaaaaattaaCAGATTCTAGCAAGGACAATTTGGAATCCAGGACACACTATTACGTGCCaaatcattttttgtttctgcTTCATTTTGGAGACCTTTTTTTAAAAAGCTCCCTCAGGAAGTTGGAAAAAAAGTGGTTATTTCCTCAAAATAAGTTAATCCGAACACACATTCCATCATCTTTCAACATCATGGTTGACAGTATACTGATGATGAGAATGCCATCAACTGTAATTAACAAAACCAACCAGCATCTATTTCAATTTCAGATGAAATAGAAATCAAAACCTTTCCTTTGACCTGATGTCACAGCTAAATGAAACTGTTGACATGGCAAGAGGGACTTAGCTCAAGAGTTATTCTTCCACTAACAGATCTAAATCACCTATTCTTTAGACAGCCATGTGAATCCAAGCAAagtcaaaaaaaattgatagcTGACAAGTGGTGCTTCAAGATTGTCAGAAAAATGTGAACAccatttttgttttcaaaacagGATGTATCTAGTAAAAGTATTGACCATACATGTAAATCTTATTTAGCTTAAACTGGTGAAAAACGAAATTTCAGAAAAAGCTAAAATTTATCCATCTCTACTAACTACTACATATTACTCAAAAACCATACCCACGGACTGGGATCGAGAGGCTTCTAGAAGCTAAAACAATGTCACGGCAACGAGTGAGATTATCCTCAATGCCACAATTCAGATTTGCTTTAGAGAATGATTCAGATGCTGCAGGAAAAACAGCGACTTCCTTAGCTCCAGCAGCAACAGCTGTCTCAAAACCCTGGAAGAAAGTGGATCAGATGATCATGCCCATCAACAAAttctaaataaaataattttactattCACTTTATAATTCTTACTTTGAGGTTTGGAGTTAAGACAGGAAATCTAGCACCTTCAACATTTTGAATTCCTGCCAATACATCCTTTGCATCTGCCAACTGAATTAAGttataaatatgtgaaattaTTTGGTCAGAGGGTCAAATGATTCATTAAACTCTAGGCCTGAAAAAAGTGGGGTTGAAATACAGTTTTGAGAGTACAatacaaaataacacttcagcAGGTCTTGTGAAGAATTCAAGggaaaaaatcaacaaaaataggtgttttattaaaaatatttcctCCTATTATTATATGAAGGCAAAAAGTTAGAAAACTTTGTATTTTTCCTAGTTGGACAATTGTCTAGAAAAATTAAACACTCTttgaacaaatgtgcagttggCCAATCCTTATTAAAgaaaatttgacatttaatctGAATTTTCTGGAAAAAATCAGTACTTACTAAAAGTTCAAACAAGCACACATACATGTGGGTATTTGACATAACAATGATTACCCATAAAcagaagtgttttttttttgcaaaactataaCAAGCTTTAAAATCGATTGAACATCAATTCTTGCTATCTGTAACTGTACATTTTCCTTACTCGTAGACCAACAAATCAATAGGTCACGCCTCAGTCACTAAAAAAAAGTGAATCTTACTTGCATTCTTAGAGGTGAATGTTGAAGAGCTGATGCTCAAACCAAATCGGGCAGAAACTCACAGAAAACTTATATTTGCGATTATTACTCATCAAAAATACCCAGTAGATGGTCACCACTCATTAACAAAAGCAAGAAACATAATACCCTACATTTCTATTCACAATTCTACTTGAAATTGGATTACAGTCCTGCTTAATCCTACAGAAGCCACTAACCCATGCCACAGATCTTCATGATCACTCATTAACTTCCAAGTTCCAAATACTACCTTGTGCCATCAATAACAACCAAAGCCTTTTCCCACATTAGGTGCTACATGGATTAAATGGCACTGCGATGTCCTATTGAGAATCAAGtctaatgaaaaaatatttaaatataaatatttattaatgatTTGACCAATAGCTTTTCTGGGTCTCTTTCTATCTGTGACTAATAATCTAGAGTATGCTTTTAGAACAATTTTCAAAATGAGGTACAGATGATAACGTGCACAAGAAACCTGACCAACTCATGCAACAAGCAAAGAGAAGACTCAGTCGTTATTCTTGGTAATATGactgaaaaataaaactttCACAAGAGAATTACGGGAACATTAATCAAGACAAGAATCTTTGAATATATATTCAATTGATAATTAACAGACTATATATCATATAATAAGAAACATGTAAATATGGCCAAAATAATAccaattaccaaaacaaaaaataacaagAAAGAGTATTAAAAGAGTATCGGACAGTAATAAGAGGGAAATCACAAATCATTGACTGTCCCAAGGAAAAATAAATCTACTCTTACCTGGGGCACCCATTTTGGTGAGACAAAACTAGTCGCCTCAACAACAGACAACCCAGAAGAAACTAGCAGTTTTATCAATTCAACTTTTACATCGGTAGGAACAGTAACCTTCTCATTTTGTAATCCATCCCTTGGACCAACCTCCACTATCTTTACAAAGTCTGGAATACTTTTAAGGAGCTGAAGCATCGTATTGTAAGTATTATTAGTcataaattctaaaacaaaaGGGCAATAAAAATGTGGCATAATTATCAAAATGtgcaaaatgaaaattttcaataaaaatgacatttttttttcatttaaagaaaaataagttcAATTCAACTAGGCTGCTATATATACTTAAATGGTTAAGCATGTGTCATCTATCTTCCTTGCTTAACAACAAATTTCAAGTTAAAATACACAACAgggaaaaaaagtataaaatagATCATTGCACCTTACTTGAGAACTCTTTTGCGCATCTATCATTGTGATCAGATATAAAATGGCGATTTATCACATAGCAGGCAGCATGACTCTTATCATTTCTCCTCGAAGTCCAGTTCAGGCATCCAGACAAACCTTTTAGATTGAATTTGTCAAATGCACTTCTAAGTTCGCTTGTGTTTATGATTTCCCTAGTCCATTCAAGAACAGGAATATTAACAACAAATTATTTAAGGTAATGGCCATAACTTCCTTGAAAATTTTAAGCAAACTGTCAATTTAAATCAGCAAGGAGTACAAACAAACGGCATATAATTATATCCGAACAGTGAGGGAGAAGCACTAAGCAAGGAAAAGGTGAAGGAATAGGAGGAGAAGCGAGACTAGATTAGGTCTCATTTGAAGAGAAATCTAGGGTTTTTTTTCAACCCTTGCAGCGAAACCCGACCCATTGAAACCCACAAGTTTCATGTGAACAAGTTTCCTGGATCGGATAAAGATCGTAGAATCGTGCGATCTTACAATTCGAATCACGATTCTGCTATTCATGGAAACATGAATCGTGAAGTAGAATTTCCTGGGTGTGGCAGCAACGTCAGAATCATATGACAATGGTGAATAAGAAATCAATGAAACAGATAAGAATCAATGAATCAATCAATTGAATCAGTTTAAAGAGAAACCCAGAAAGCACAACTCATTCGAATTCAACAGAACCTGAACTTAAACAATTATCTTAACTACAAtaagaaaaattgaatcatTCACATGCCCATCAAAAGAAAACTAGAACTTTGTACGTGCAGCACCAACTTCACAAACATATGATAATCATGAATAAGAAATCAATCAATTGAATTGGTCAAAAGAGAAACCCAGAAATAACAAGTCATTCCAATTCAACAGAACATGAACTTGAAACAATAATCTTATACATAAACTAACCAGAAACTAGCAAAAACAGAATCTTTCACATGACCCCAgaatttttcttcctatctaaGGAAACAGAAACAAAAAGGAAATGGGTTACAAGCTGAATTACCGAAAATCAAGAGATTCAACGCCGCGAGCTGTGTCCACTGCAGATTGCGACAAGTGTGGCAGTGTTAGAACTGGTGGAAGATTCAAGAATCTCCTATTTCGCACAATCTTCTGCATGATCAATCCCTTTGGAACACTAGCAATCGCACTTGATTTGGAGAGGAAGCAGAGTGAAaatgggagttgggtttggggccccgcgccccacttaaagtggggaaattactgaAAAACCCCCCTTTAAAAGAATACGGAATATTAAAtttcgtattcaatacggaatataaagttccgtattataTTACTATGTAATCGACAGGGGTTTTTTCAAAACTCATTTCAGCGCTCCAAACCCATTTCCCAACCCTTGCTCTGCAATCTTCGAGACCGACGCTCTCCTTGCTTCAATCATCATCTGGACAGGGTACCATCGTCTCCATCATCAACCCCATTCTCCCCATTCATTGCATTGAACCTAGAGGTAAGTAAGTTTGGATTTCAACTTGAAttcaccatttaacttgaaattatggaATCTTTCAACCCTAGGATAGTCGATTTATGCTTAAGTAGATGTTAGGTTGGCTGAAATTGTATAAATTGGTCTTTGGGGCGAGTTCCAATCATGCAATGTCGTTAATGGAGTTCTGGTTCGATACGGAACATAatattccgtattcaatatgaaacttaatgttccgtattggatatgaaacttaatgttccgtatttgGTGTCTGTTTAGAGTTATaaacttaatttataaaatgtttttataaaacttaatataattagcttagtttatttataaaacctaatctaattagcttagttaatttataaaatgtttttaaacttataattAACATCGTGAATTATTTAGTGAttttatttagagatttaattgaaaaatttagtaattgagcgagtataatttattcagtgaatttatttagaaaatgtttgctctgaatatatagtgagaatgtagaacagaaagaggtctcgagCTAGTGAGGATGCGGGGCCTACagaggatagacaccggcgattacatgcttctagccggcgcggcgatcatgctgcGACCTCTCAGGCGgttgaggcttcagctccagctccagttgattctatgcagtcgcccatggtagaggcttcagctccagctccagttgaGCCTACTGATCCAGTTCctactccgccgtctcccatggtTGAGGTACCTCGCCATGAGTCACcaggcgaggagtcatcaggcgagtcgTCATCCGGCGATAAGTCATCCGGCGATGAGTCATCCGGCGATGAGTCATCCGACGAGGAGTCATCCGGCGAGGAGGGGTCATatgacgaggatagtattcctcctcctgatgttgatgctgatgtcgtgccagaggcacagggtggcgaggaggacctg
This is a stretch of genomic DNA from Lotus japonicus ecotype B-129 chromosome 1, LjGifu_v1.2. It encodes these proteins:
- the LOC130730055 gene encoding hydroxymethylglutaryl-CoA lyase, mitochondrial-like encodes the protein MQKIVRNRRFLNLPPVLTLPHLSQSAVDTARGVESLDFREIINTSELRSAFDKFNLKGLSGCLNWTSRRNDKSHAACYVINRHFISDHNDRCAKEFSSKLLKSIPDFVKIVEVGPRDGLQNEKVTVPTDVKVELIKLLVSSGLSVVEATSFVSPKWVPQLADAKDVLAGIQNVEGARFPVLTPNLKGFETAVAAGAKEVAVFPAASESFSKANLNCGIEDNLTRCRDIVLASRSLSIPVRGYISCVVGCPLEGKIAPTKVAYVAKSLYEMGCSEISLGDTIGVGTPGTVIPMLEAVLDVVPADKLAVHFHDTYGQALSNTLVSLQMGISTVDSSVSGLGGCPYAKGATGNVATEDVVYMLTGLGVKTNVDLGKLMLAGDFICKHLGRASGSKAATASSKVTNHASKL